CTCGATTCGGCGAGAGGGAGTGAGATCCCGGGATTACCGGTCGCGTTGAAGAGGCCGGTGAAGGGTCCGTACTCGAAGATCCGGTTGTACCAACCGGCGGCGTCGAGCGAGTCGTCGTCGGAGTTCAGGTGCCCGAGAGGAAGATTCGGCCGCGCGGAGGTCGGTGTCAGGAACACGTCGTAGCCGGTGAGGAAGCGGGCGACCTCGCGTCGGGCGACGTTGAACTGGTGCTCGGCGGCGAAGATGTCGCGGGCGGTGAGGGTGGCGCCATACTCGGCGCACACCAGCGTCGTCGCTTCGAGGTGCTCCCGGCCGGGAGTGAATCCTCCCATCTCGGCGGTCGTTGCCACGGTGTCGCCGAGGAAGCTGCACCAGGCGTCGAGGCTGGCCTTGTCGAAGGCCTCCGCGTCGATGTGCGGCGCCGCCTCCTCCACGTGGTGGCCCATCTCGGCCAGCCGAGCCGCCGTATCGACCACGGCCCGAACACATTCCGGATCGACCGCGCGACTCGCGTCGTACGGGACGGTGCTGAAGGCGATCCGCAGCGGGCGTGAACCCCGGGTGATCAGCTCGCTGAACGACGCGTCCTCCGCGGGGAAGAGGTACTTGTCGCCCGGTTCCGACCCGTGCACCGCGTCGAACAGCGCCGCGCAGTCTCGCACGGTCCGGGTGACCGCGAATTCGATGCCCAGCCCCAGGAGCGGGTCGCCGTAATCGGGGCCGGCGGTGATGCGGCCACGGCTCGGCTTCAACCCGACGAGGCCACACGCCGCGGAGGGAATGCGGATCGAGCCGCCGCCGTCGTTGGCGTGAGCGAACGGTAGGGCGCCGGCCGCGACGAGCGCGGCGGAGCCGCCACTCGAACCGCCCGGGCTGCGGGTGGGGTCCCACGGATTCCGCGTGGGCCGACCGTAGGCGAGTGCCTCGGTGGTCGCGTTGAACCCGAGCTCGGGAGAGGTGGTGACGGCCATCGTCGCGAGGCCGGCGCGGCGGAAGCGGGTCATCAGCGCGTTGTCGTACGAATGCTCGATCCCGGCACCGAACAGGCGGCTGCCGTTGCGCTGCGGCACGCCGGCGGCATGGGTGATCAGATCCTTGATCGCGAACGGCACGCCGCGGAAGGGCCCGGACGCGTCGTGGTCGAGTGGCTGCTCGAAGCGCTCCCCGGCGACCGCCCCCAGCTGCGGATCCACCTGGTCGATCGCGGCGGCGGCGGCCGCCTGCACTTCCGCGGCGGCGACGTCGCCGGCGGCGATCAGCGCGGCGAGTTCAGTCGCGTCCCGTGAGGCGTAGTCGGCGATTTCCATGGCATCCTCCGTGGTTCGTTCATCGCTGGCGCTGTGAACGTAGGTTCGGCGGAACGCCACGGCATCCGTCGATCTACGGATGCGGAAGGTTCGAGCCGCCGTGACAATCCCGCGCGCCGTCACGAGACCACGGCCCGGGGCCGACGTGTGACGTAGGGCATACTCTCGTCATGGATGTCGCGTCAGACCGATTGCAGGCAGCCCTGCGGCTGCGGAGCGCCGTCGAATCTGTCTCAGCCGAGGCCGGCTCGACCGACATCTCCGTCGCCCGAATCCTGTTCGAACTCGCCGACGCGGTGCCGTACCAGAACGCGGCACTGTCGTGGTGGGATCCCGTCGCGGGCACACACCGCACGAGCGCCAGCCTGGGCTACCGCGCGGACTTGATCGACGTGGTGAACAAGTGCATGCCGCTGCATCCGTTGTTCGCGCAGCTGCGGCAACAGCGACTTCCCATGCGGCTCTTCGACGTTCCTGAACCGATGCGAACCGGGCCCGTCTTCGAGTCGATCTTCTTCCACAAGTACAGCGACGGGCTCAGCCAGTGTCTGCACGCACGCGACGGTCGCTACATCGGAATGCTCAACATGAGCACCACAGGCGAGCACCGATTCGACGAGTTGTCGGTCGTCACCGTCACCTTGCTCAGCAACGTGCTGGCCGAGGCGCTGGATCCGCTGGCGCGGCGGGTGCCTTCCACCCCTCGGGTGGGCCCCTCCGACGCGGCGCTGGTCGTCGCCGCCGACGGTTCGGTTCGCGCGATGACCGCCGACGCACCGGTCGATTTGTTCGGAGCGGGCACGCCGGGAGGTCGGCTCGCCCACGAGGTCGCCGCAGCGGACCAGTACGCGGATTTCGTCTTCGTCGGCGCGGGCTCGGTGCTGCGGGTCTGGATGGATCCGGCCCGGTCCGGCGGCACCCTGGTGGCGATCCGCCCGGACGATCCGCCGATGGAGTTGACCGCGCGCGAGGCGGAGGTGCTCGCACTGCTGCCGACCGGTGCCTCCAACAGCGCGATTGCAGCGCGCCTACGGATCGGCCCCGCCACCGTCGCGACACACCTGGAGCGCATCCTGCGCAAGATCGACGCGCCCAACAGGACCGCCGCGGCGGCGACCGCCGCGCGGTGGGGGCTGACCCCGATCTGAGGCGCGCATGATGTCACCGCGCACGCTGACCGGGCCTACCCCAGCGCGTCGGCCCGGTCGTTGCGTTGGGTGTTCATGAGCGCACCGTCGGTGGCGAGCGCGTAGTCGGCGCCGACGAAGACCTTCGCCGCCTCGGCCGAACCCTTCGTCACGTAGTCGAGGAAGGCGACCTCGAGGGCCGGGAACACCGAGTTGGCGGGGCCGTCCATGGGCTTGCCGTGGCTCGCGCCGCGGACCGTCGTCAACCACGCGGGGGCCTGCACCTGCGGGTACTGGACGAGCGTCGGCCAGCCTGCCGGGTGAACGATGAAATCCGCACTGCCGGTGACGATCAAGGTCGGCACCGTTGACGGCGGCACCCCGATACCGAGGGTCGCGGGACCGGGTTCGATCGCGAGCGCGCCGACCACACGGAACTCCGGGGCGAACTGCGCACCGACTCCCTGCAGGCGACCACCGGAGATCAGCGCGGAGCCGCCGCCGGCGGAATGGCCCGCGACCACCGTCCGCGTCAGGTCGATGTGGCCGTGCAGCGGGCTGGTCGCGTCGGCATTCGCGGCCGCGGCCGCCTGCGCGCCCATCTCGTGGGTGAGGCCGAACCAGTTGACGAGCGAGTAGTTGACCGCGACGACGTAGCCGTGGCTCGCCAGGTGTCGAGCGGTGGAGTCGTAGATGCCTGGTTCGACCAGGATGCCGGGCGTCCACAGCACGAGCGGCAGCACGCCGAGTCCTGCGATGTCGTCGGGATAGTAGAACTCCACCCCGACGGGGCTGCGCAGACCGGCGTCGGGGAAGGTGCCGAAGCACTTCATCTCGTCCTGCACGTCGAAACCGAGCTGGACGACGCGGACGTACAGGTCCGTCAGACCCGCGCAGTCCTGCGGGGTACGGGCCTGCGCGACGGGATGGGGACCGGGAGCGCCGAACTGCTGCTGGATCGCCGACTCGGACGCGGGGACCACGCCCATCGACGTGAGACCCAGCGGACCCGTTTCCGGCGCCGCGGCGGCCGATGGCACCCCGACGGCCGGGGTGAGAACGAGCGCGGCGGCCGTGAGGCCGATGCCGAGCATGCGCGCGGCTCTGTGACGCATGAGTGCCTTCCTGCGGTGCTACTTGATCATGACAATGCTGCCATGCGCACCCGTCCCGACCTATCGGCTCACGCCGGCCGCGCGTTCACAATCATCGAATATGATTGCCGCACATCAGGTTCACGCGATGAGACGTTTCACCCCGAGCGCACTGAAGTGCAGAACTGCCCAGACCATGACCAGCGGCCAGAGTGCATACGGCACCACGATCGTGGCCGCGACGGTGAGGAACTTCCGCACCGACTCCTTGTCTTTGACGAAAGATGCTGCCCCCATGCCCAATTCCTCCCAGTTCCCGAGGGTTTCCTCCCCACCCCACATGTCGGGAGTCTAAACAGCGCGACGAACGGTTGTCAGTACCCGGGCGTCGCACGGTCAGGCGTCCCGCGAACCGCTCCGCACGACCGACGCCACGAAGCCGTATCCCGCTGGTGGTCCGCCGGGGCTCGGATCAGGAGCTGCTGCGGCCGGAAGCCGCACACACGACACCTGTGAGGCCCCGCCCTCGAACGAGAAGGCCCCTCACCTGCAGCAACAGGTGAGGGACGTTTCGGCCTAGGGAGTGTTCAGGTACGTTTCGATAGCCTGCTGGGCCTTCGGGTTGCCGTTGCCGATGCCGATAAGGCCTCCGATTACGGCGCCGGTCGGGCCGCCGATGATGCAGCCGGCGAGGCTGCCGGGGAACATCGATATGCAGCCGATGCCGAGGCCTATGGCGGAGCCCGTCGCGGCCCCCTCGGCGCCGCCTTGCTCCCAGGCGATGCCCAACTCGTTCAACATGTTGTCGAGTGCCTGCTGTTTGGTCAGTGGCTGCTGGGTGGTCGGTGGCGGGTCCGCGTGCGCGGTCCCAGCTCCGACGAATACCGCTCCGGCGACCAGCGCCGATGCTGCCACCTTTTTGATCAGGTTCATCGCGATCCCCACCTCGCGGTCGAAGGACGAGTCCGGCCGACTGTAGTCCCGCCGTCTCCCGGCCGTCCGGCTAACGGTCCGCACTGTTACCCGGCTGCTGCCATGACGATCTACCGGGCTCCGTTGCACTGCGGCACCAGCTCACATGCCTTGCCGGGCATGGTCGATCACGTTGTCGACGGCGATCACGGTGAGGTCTCCTGCTTCGAGGTCCTCGAGTGGACTGTTCCGTCGAGGACCTCGACCGGGGTCAGCCACCAACTCGCGGCGCCGTAGGCGTCCCTGTCGACGTAGAGGCGGCGGTTCGCGTGGCGGACGACGTCGTGGATCTTGTGTCGCTGGGTGTCGAATTGGAATGCCGGGTACAGATCTTTCGCCAGCTCTCGCGCCAGCCTCGGGTTCGCCGCGGGGTTGGGCGACGCAGAGCAGGGACGCCATGCGGCGCGGATGAGGAAGGCAGCCGGGAACTACTTGCCGATCAACCGGCTTCGTTCGGACGGATTCAGGGCGGCGGACGCAGCTGCCATGGCCAGCCCGTAGGCGCCGTCGAGAATGGCTGTGTCGGCGGAGGGAGAGGCGCCGTGGCTGGCGAAGCCGCTGGTGTGTGGTGTAGCTCCGTGCAGCTCGTAGCCCAGGCTCGGGTGGATTGCCGCTGCCACATGAGAGACATTTCCCATGTCGGTTGATCCGACGGGCGATGACTCCGGCACGACGTCCCGTCCGCGGTCCAGCATCGCCTGCCTGTACGCGTTCGATAGGTAGTCATCCTGGCGAAGGTCGGCGAAATCGTTGCCGATCGGTGTGACCGTGAGT
This genomic stretch from Prescottella soli harbors:
- a CDS encoding amidase; its protein translation is MEIADYASRDATELAALIAAGDVAAAEVQAAAAAAIDQVDPQLGAVAGERFEQPLDHDASGPFRGVPFAIKDLITHAAGVPQRNGSRLFGAGIEHSYDNALMTRFRRAGLATMAVTTSPELGFNATTEALAYGRPTRNPWDPTRSPGGSSGGSAALVAAGALPFAHANDGGGSIRIPSAACGLVGLKPSRGRITAGPDYGDPLLGLGIEFAVTRTVRDCAALFDAVHGSEPGDKYLFPAEDASFSELITRGSRPLRIAFSTVPYDASRAVDPECVRAVVDTAARLAEMGHHVEEAAPHIDAEAFDKASLDAWCSFLGDTVATTAEMGGFTPGREHLEATTLVCAEYGATLTARDIFAAEHQFNVARREVARFLTGYDVFLTPTSARPNLPLGHLNSDDDSLDAAGWYNRIFEYGPFTGLFNATGNPGISLPLAESSLGWPIGLQFVGRYGDEATLLALAADLERAMPWSARRPGIYAH
- a CDS encoding helix-turn-helix transcriptional regulator, coding for MDVASDRLQAALRLRSAVESVSAEAGSTDISVARILFELADAVPYQNAALSWWDPVAGTHRTSASLGYRADLIDVVNKCMPLHPLFAQLRQQRLPMRLFDVPEPMRTGPVFESIFFHKYSDGLSQCLHARDGRYIGMLNMSTTGEHRFDELSVVTVTLLSNVLAEALDPLARRVPSTPRVGPSDAALVVAADGSVRAMTADAPVDLFGAGTPGGRLAHEVAAADQYADFVFVGAGSVLRVWMDPARSGGTLVAIRPDDPPMELTAREAEVLALLPTGASNSAIAARLRIGPATVATHLERILRKIDAPNRTAAAATAARWGLTPI